CGGGCATGGGCCTGAACGCGTTCTTCACTTACACCGTGGTCGGCACCATGGGCTACAACTGGGAAACCGCACTCGGTGCGGTGTTCGTCTCCGGTGTGTTGTTCATGATTCTGACCTTCTCACGGATCCGCGAATGGCTGCTCAATAGCATTCCAGTGAGCCTGCGCTTCGCCATGGGGGCCGGCGTAGGTTTGTTCCTCGGACTGATCGGGTTGAAAACCGCCGGTATCGTCGTCGATAGCCCGGCTACGCTGATCAAGCTCGGCTCCCTGCGCGAACCTGGCCCATTGCTGGCAGCCATCTGCTTCCTGATGATTGCGGTGCTCAGCTACCACAAAGTGTTCGGCGCGATTCTCATCAGCATCATCACCGTGACTCTGGCTGGTTGGGGTTTGGGCCTGGTGCATTACGAAGGAATTATGTCAGCGCCGCCGAGCCTGGCTCCGACCTGGATGGCCATGAACGTCGCCGGCGTGTTCAACGTCAGCATGATCAGCGTGGTTCTGGCGTTCCTCTTCGTGCACATGTTCGATACCGCCGGCACCTTGATGGGCGTGGCCCAGCGCGCCAATCTGGTGAACCCCGACGGCAAAATCGAAAACCTTTCCCGCGCCATGAAAGCCGACAGTGCATCCAGCGTATTCGGTGCAATGGTCGGTGTTCCGCCAGTCACCAGCTACGTGGAAAGTGCCGCTGGCGTCGCAGCGGGTGGTCGGACTGGTCTTACCGCTGTGACCGTAGGTGTGCTATTTATTGC
The window above is part of the Pseudomonas sp. B21-048 genome. Proteins encoded here:
- a CDS encoding NCS2 family permease, which produces MESRKSEASTLELSPPLRNGWLERIFKLSLHGTTVKTELIAGLTTFITMAYIIFVNPNIMADAGIDHGAAFVATCIAAALGCLLMGLYANWPVGLAPGMGLNAFFTYTVVGTMGYNWETALGAVFVSGVLFMILTFSRIREWLLNSIPVSLRFAMGAGVGLFLGLIGLKTAGIVVDSPATLIKLGSLREPGPLLAAICFLMIAVLSYHKVFGAILISIITVTLAGWGLGLVHYEGIMSAPPSLAPTWMAMNVAGVFNVSMISVVLAFLFVHMFDTAGTLMGVAQRANLVNPDGKIENLSRAMKADSASSVFGAMVGVPPVTSYVESAAGVAAGGRTGLTAVTVGVLFIAAMFFAPLAGMIPAYATAGALIYVAMLMMGGMAHIEWDEATDSIPAIVTAIMMPLTFSVADGIALGFITYVALKAGTGKYKEISVSLWVLCAIFIAKFIFL